A region of Sugiyamaella lignohabitans strain CBS 10342 chromosome A, complete sequence DNA encodes the following proteins:
- the STE2 gene encoding alpha-factor pheromone receptor STE2 yields the protein MVGLSEDYLSQNRTLLNQTFMVDTIEGPTPVMLSDFDSYLSGEITYALIFGLRIGTAAIVSILLALISKKYKSPVFWLNQTSLILLIIHSGLFISYLLGPFGSVTTEFTGSYANVTYSALCTSVAASWLQLLLVVSIESSLLFQTRSVFPEYGKYRNIFTAIVFCIATLPTIVIWTYNCVLSTITTIYPDKGYLLTGHNLKIYYALWPIFSASVVFYSAIFGVKLFLAIRRRRRLGLKQFDTTQIIFIMSIQTMIIPAIFTIIQFALSDVPPGYTAFTPLLVVVFLPLSAMWASFNIATPNISSNSFVPFVARSDASSVTYASKKRGQSSKNDTEAAIHSASPISPSFMSHKVRTPNHNYFAADDDEEDMFTYNEIIRTVQAENTRGRQN from the coding sequence atGGTTGGACTGTCGGAAGATTATCTGTCTCAAAACAGAACTTTACTTAACCAGACATTCATGGTGGACACCATTGAGGGTCCTACCCCTGTGATGCTATCTGACTTTGATAGTTACTTATCTGGAGAGATAACGTACGCTTTGATATTTGGGCTTAGAATTggtactgctgctattgtGTCTATTTTGCTAGCTCTTATATCCAAGAAGTACAAGTCACCAGTGTTTTGGTTAAACCAAACGTCACTTATTCTTTTGATTATACACTCGGGTCTCTTTATTAGTTACCTTCTTGGACCATTTGGCTCAGTAACTACCGAATTTACCGGATCCTATGCCAATGTCACCTATAGTGCTCTATGCACTTCGGTAGCTGCATCTTGGCTAcaattgctgttggttGTCTCAATTGAATCGTCACTGCTCTTCCAAACACGATCAGTATTCCCAGAATATGGAAAGTACCGAAACATATTCACGGCTATAGTGTTTTGTATCGCGACCCTGCCAACTATCGTTATCTGGACATACAATTGTGTTCTGAGTACCATTACCACTATCTATCCCGACAAGGGGTATTTGCTAACAGGACATAATCTCAAAATCTACTATGCTCTATGGCCCATTTTCTCAGCCTCGGTTGTCTTCTACAGTGCCATTTTTGGCGTGAAGCTATTTTTGGCTATTCGCCGTAGACGTAGACTTGGACTCAAGCAATTTGATACTACtcaaattatttttattatgaGTATTCAGACAATGATTATTCCAGCTATCTTTACGATTATCCAGTTTGCACTATCAGATGTACCACCTGGATATACAGCGTTCACACCGCTTCTTGTGGTGGTCTTCCTGCCTCTGTCAGCAATGTGGGCCTCCTTCAACATTGCCACGCCCAACATCAGCTCCAATTCATTTGTGCCATTTGTAGCCAGGTCCGATGCCTCGTCGGTTACCTATGCAAGCAAAAAGAGAGGACAGTCGTCCAAGAACGATACAGAAGCGGCAATTCATTCGGCCTCTCCTATTTCACCGTCGTTTATGAGCCACAAGGTGCGCACTCCGAACCACAACTACTTTGCtgctgacgatgatgaggaagacaTGTTCACTTACAACGAAATCATTAGAACAGTTCAGGCTGAGAACACACGAGGCAGACAAAATTAg